From Flavobacterium sp. 102, a single genomic window includes:
- a CDS encoding OmpA family protein produces MRFKIFILLFLFSLNCLAQKQFEVFFDFNKDFPNQSSILTLNEWIANNKEIEITRLLGFCDSIDTKDYNKHLAERRIANVRDLLEKSGLKFSKGLEKIAFGKEFKQSKIQAENRRVTIFYTETELKPIESELTKQIRNSKVGETIKLPNIYFFNNSARVVPGSETTLYDVLCALEENPKLKIEIQGHICCQSKVDVGDVSTARAKAIYNYLLRNKIDRKRMSYKGFGVSKPIHKIPERNETEANENRRVEILIVEN; encoded by the coding sequence ATGAGATTTAAAATATTCATATTGCTATTTTTGTTTTCTCTAAATTGTTTAGCACAAAAGCAGTTTGAAGTTTTTTTTGATTTCAATAAAGACTTTCCAAATCAAAGCTCGATCCTAACATTAAACGAATGGATTGCCAATAATAAAGAGATAGAAATTACCAGATTACTAGGTTTTTGTGACAGCATTGATACTAAGGATTACAATAAGCATTTAGCCGAAAGGCGTATCGCCAACGTTCGTGATTTATTGGAGAAAAGTGGTTTGAAATTCAGCAAAGGATTAGAAAAAATTGCCTTTGGTAAAGAATTTAAACAATCCAAAATCCAAGCTGAAAATAGAAGAGTAACTATTTTTTATACAGAAACTGAGTTAAAACCCATCGAAAGTGAACTCACCAAACAAATCAGAAATTCAAAAGTAGGCGAAACCATTAAATTGCCCAATATTTATTTTTTCAATAATTCTGCTCGTGTTGTTCCCGGTTCAGAAACAACACTCTATGATGTGCTTTGCGCATTAGAAGAAAATCCCAAACTTAAAATTGAAATTCAAGGACATATCTGTTGTCAATCAAAAGTTGATGTTGGAGACGTTTCTACCGCACGCGCTAAAGCCATTTATAATTATTTATTGCGAAATAAAATTGATAGAAAAAGGATGTCTTATAAAGGTTTTGGCGTTTCAAAACCTATCCATAAAATCCCGGAACGCAATGAAACAGAAGCCAACGAAAACCGTCGCGTAGAAATTTTAATCGTGGAAAACTAA
- a CDS encoding OmpA family protein: MKKIYIILLFLPFFGFSQQSFEVFFDFNAAVPNQASLTKLNQWIKANKSAEITKVLGYCDSVDDSQYNIDLAVRRINSVLDLLKKDTIKISDKVELKPFGKDFKLSKNQEENRKVKLFFILKEEKKINPTNEEEEISFSSLSELVAKEKSELAQKFEKAKKGDLIRINNINFHFNSEKMMDQSEPLLLELLQILYDNPKLRIAIHGHICCNPNGMDTKLSYRRALVIFKYLTKFEIEVNRLSYKGFGSNDPIYKVPERNEAERKANRRVEILIVDK, encoded by the coding sequence ATGAAGAAAATTTATATTATTTTATTATTCTTGCCTTTTTTTGGATTCTCTCAACAGTCGTTTGAAGTGTTCTTTGATTTTAATGCTGCTGTCCCAAATCAAGCCTCATTAACTAAATTGAACCAATGGATAAAGGCAAATAAGTCAGCAGAAATCACAAAGGTTTTGGGCTATTGTGATAGTGTCGATGACAGTCAATACAATATAGATTTAGCGGTAAGGAGAATTAATTCTGTTTTGGACTTACTTAAAAAAGATACAATAAAAATTAGTGATAAAGTAGAGTTAAAGCCCTTTGGGAAAGATTTTAAACTTTCAAAAAATCAAGAAGAAAATAGAAAAGTAAAACTCTTTTTCATTCTAAAAGAAGAGAAAAAGATAAATCCAACAAATGAAGAAGAGGAGATCTCGTTTAGTTCACTTTCTGAATTGGTAGCCAAAGAGAAATCTGAATTGGCACAAAAGTTTGAAAAAGCCAAAAAAGGAGATTTGATTCGGATAAATAACATCAATTTTCACTTTAATTCTGAAAAAATGATGGACCAGTCTGAACCGCTTTTACTCGAATTATTACAAATTTTATACGATAACCCAAAGTTGAGAATCGCCATACACGGTCATATTTGCTGCAATCCAAACGGAATGGACACTAAATTGTCTTATCGAAGAGCCTTAGTTATTTTTAAGTATTTGACCAAGTTTGAGATAGAAGTAAACCGTTTGTCTTATAAAGGTTTTGGTAGCAATGATCCGATTTATAAAGTACCGGAGCGAAACGAAGCCGAACGCAAAGCCAATCGCAGGGTCGAAATTTTAATCGTAGATAAATAA
- a CDS encoding OmpA family protein: protein MVRKIFTVLILFMTANALAQEQFSVFFESNKFELNKKEQNKINQWILSNNNNKIVAIHGFTDEDGTTDSNDTLAQKRVNFIFQIVKDQIKIREDFKTISFGESFKQSEVKAENRKVTIYYILEKDIPRENEILGIKPEVAIEALPNRGVAESSEAKPEIEYPEKLVFENPNGTKSEFKLDREFMKKVGNAKTGEKLTIENLNFIINTFAVVNESRGKLYELLLVLQSNPDLRIEIQGHLCCMPVDRTDLSTQRAKAIYNFLIKNDVYRARLSYKGFGSTQPIYPIPEKNEAERAANRRVEILIVEN from the coding sequence ATGGTGCGCAAAATATTTACTGTATTGATTCTGTTTATGACTGCTAATGCATTGGCACAAGAACAATTTTCTGTTTTTTTTGAGAGCAACAAATTCGAATTGAATAAAAAAGAACAGAATAAAATAAACCAATGGATTTTGTCCAACAATAATAATAAAATAGTCGCCATTCACGGCTTTACAGATGAAGACGGTACAACGGATTCCAATGATACTTTAGCCCAAAAACGAGTCAATTTCATTTTTCAAATAGTCAAAGACCAAATCAAAATCCGCGAAGATTTTAAAACCATAAGTTTTGGAGAAAGCTTTAAGCAATCTGAAGTTAAAGCCGAAAACAGAAAGGTTACCATTTATTATATACTTGAAAAAGACATTCCGCGCGAAAACGAAATCCTCGGAATCAAACCGGAAGTAGCTATTGAAGCATTACCAAACCGAGGCGTAGCCGAATCGAGCGAAGCTAAACCCGAAATAGAATATCCTGAAAAATTAGTATTCGAAAATCCAAACGGAACCAAATCAGAATTCAAGCTTGATAGAGAATTTATGAAGAAAGTGGGCAATGCCAAAACCGGCGAAAAATTGACCATTGAAAACCTTAATTTTATCATCAACACCTTTGCCGTAGTCAACGAATCTCGTGGAAAACTTTACGAACTCTTATTGGTATTGCAAAGTAATCCCGATTTAAGAATTGAAATCCAAGGTCATTTGTGTTGTATGCCGGTCGATCGAACTGACTTGTCAACTCAAAGGGCCAAAGCAATATACAATTTCTTAATCAAAAACGATGTCTATCGCGCCCGATTGTCCTATAAAGGTTTCGGAAGCACGCAACCGATTTATCCTATACCGGAAAAAAACGAAGCGGAAAGAGCTGCCAATCGTAGGGTTGAAATTTTAATTGTAGAGAATTAG
- a CDS encoding T9SS type A sorting domain-containing protein, with the protein MKQLFLLALLMLGFSGNSQSVVQSVNSGSLITPGSTISVGEIVVVPQNQNQSNSGIIGLLAQTQQTLEVPQLELGGKITVFPNPTTASVSFKTDTDLLNEKVSIYNLSGQLISKKQIGTNNSLDLTELQAGVYLIQFNNKKIKSFKIIKR; encoded by the coding sequence ATGAAACAATTATTTTTACTCGCACTCCTAATGCTGGGTTTTTCCGGAAACTCACAATCAGTAGTTCAATCAGTGAATTCCGGAAGTCTTATCACTCCGGGTTCCACAATTTCAGTAGGTGAAATAGTAGTCGTACCACAAAATCAAAACCAATCCAATAGTGGCATCATAGGCCTATTGGCACAAACCCAACAAACGCTTGAAGTACCGCAATTGGAACTCGGCGGAAAAATTACTGTTTTTCCAAATCCAACGACAGCTTCAGTTTCCTTTAAAACCGACACTGATCTTTTGAATGAGAAAGTGTCGATTTATAATTTATCGGGGCAATTGATTTCAAAAAAACAAATTGGCACAAACAATTCTTTAGATTTAACAGAATTGCAAGCCGGAGTTTATTTGATTCAGTTCAATAATAAAAAAATAAAATCCTTTAAAATAATCAAACGATAA